GCCTGATAGCGGGTAATCTTGTGATGCTCTCCGATCATGGCCTCTATTTCTTTGCACCATGACGCTTTAAAATTCTTTTCAAGATAACTCAGTGCCAGCAGTTGCGAGGGACGCAGGTAGTCGAAGCTCTTCTCTGTCCATATCCCGAGATCATGAAAAAGAGCGGCAATGGCAATTTTATCTTCAGCAGCCTTGCTTTCGCCAGCAGCAAGGGCTGAGCAAAAATTGAAGAGGCGCATACAGTGGTTGCGATAGGCGTCATAATCGGCACCAAGCACGGGGCGGTAAGCTGGAAGCAATTCGTCAATCAGGGGAGATTCATGGACAACATTCATTTGGTATGGGGTTCAACTGTATTTACAAACGCTCTGAACCGTTTCCCACCCCTTTCATGGGGATGAAACGGTTGATTACGGACTTCATCTGACCCGCAACATAGAACATAAGAGTGGAAAGCATGAGAACTATTTTTACTCCGTAAGGGAGAGGGATAAAAAAAGGCCCCGCATTGATACGGAGCCTTTCTGCCGACAACGGGGTTAACAAAAGAGCCCGTCAGCACAAGGAGAAGCGCTACAGCTCAGAAATAGTAGTGTGCGCCGAAAGCTACCGTTGTTCCATCAAGGTTGATATCAAGATCGTTACTGCCCAGATCAGAATTGACATGATGCCACTTGTAACCGACTTCGAAATTCACGCCAAGCTCAGGAAACTCGGTGAAATTAAACTCGGCGCCAAAAAGCGGCTCAGCAGTCCAGACTGAGGTATCAGGAAGAGACATGCTGCTGCCAATGTTTCCATCAATACTGCCAAGCCCTCCCTCAACACCGACGTAAAAACGGCTGTTGGTTTTTACAACCGGAGCATAGAGGATCTTTGCGGTGCCGAGCAGCAAATCACCCTTGCCCAACTCACTGCTGCCCATCTCGACACTGGCTCTGCCATAGAACAGATTTAATTCTCCGGCAACATTGTTATCAAACCAATAACGACCACTCACACCCTGAAGAAAACTGCCTGCAACAACACCCTGGTAACCAAGACCGAATTTTCCGCAATTTGGTGCCTCCGGCTGAGAAGTGGCTGCTGATACTGTGCCTGCACCAAACACGAGAGCAAGAGCTGCTGCTGCGATTGCTTTTCT
The DNA window shown above is from Pelodictyon phaeoclathratiforme BU-1 and carries:
- a CDS encoding HD domain-containing protein — encoded protein: MNVVHESPLIDELLPAYRPVLGADYDAYRNHCMRLFNFCSALAAGESKAAEDKIAIAALFHDLGIWTEKSFDYLRPSQLLALSYLEKNFKASWCKEIEAMIGEHHKITRYQANPSWLVEPFRKADWIDVSGGLLRFRLPDDFVSDVLDAYPNAGFHAMLGRLTLARLKTHPLSPLPMMKW